A region of the Planktothrix tepida PCC 9214 genome:
CATTGAGTTGAACACTACCCGTATTGATGCGTTCAAACATATCCCGTCGAGTTTCTTCATCAGCTTTCTCAGTCAGGACAATCATGCGAATAGTAGCACGGTTGAAACGTCTCTGTCTTGCCAGTGGCAAATCGCTGAATTTGAAGTAGTTAAGCTGCTTTAGCTTTTCTAGCCCACAGAGCTTTAGCTCATCATTGAGAAATCTGTCTAAAGTACGGATACGTTGGGTTCCATCAACAATTTCTAACCGAGCTAAATCTTCCTCATCATCTTCTTGTTTCGGTCGTAAATCAGCAACAAAAATATAGGGTATAGGTAGTCCGAGAAAAATAGATTCAATAAACTTTGACTGCCGAGTTTCTTCCCAAATCATATCTCGTTGATAATCTGGTATATACAACTCACTCATATCTTCATCTAGCCCATCTCTATATTTCTGGACAAGCACTTCCACTGGATATTCTTTTGTGTCATAGTCAACGGTTTTTTGCTTTTCCCGAATTTCTACTTCTGCGGCTTCTCTTTGTTCATGTGTAATCTCAGATTCTGGCAGTATTTTTGGGATTTTTGGCATATTGATCTCCAGTTTTGACAACATGGATGTTATAGAGGTTTAGTTACATCTAATGTACTTAAAGAAGAACAGACATTTTGCCTGTTCTTCTTACTGATCAATTATAAAGAATTAGATTGCAACCGCCAATTCAGCAACTGACGCTTCAGGACTATCTTTCTCCGAAGGAGGAACAACCTGCCAGAACTTCGGTAAATACTCCGACCAGTTCGCCAGAATTGCCTTAGCCTTCTCGCTTCCCGTGCGTTCCGCGTGCTGTTCAATTAACTCTTTTAACTGCTGTTCACCCATCGGCGTACTCACCCGTTGAATTTTGACAATTTCCGGGTTAATCATTTCAGGAAACTCCCCATCTTCATCGAGGAAATAGCCTAAACCGCCCGTTTGTCCAGCACCCACATTCCGCCCGACTTTACCCAGCACCACCACAACACCGCCTGTCATATATTCACAACAGTGGTCGCCAGCGCCTTCAATAACGGCTTTACCCAAGGAGTTCCGCACCGCAAACCGTTCTCCAGCTTTTCCGTAGGCGTATAACGTTCCCCCCGTCGCCCCATATAAACAGGTATTCCCGATAATCACATTCTCAGACGGGTTATAAGTGACAGCCGCCGGAGGTTTAATAATAATCTCTCCCCCGTGCATTCCCTTCCCGACATAATCATTGGCTTCCCCGGCTAGAGTTAACTTCATTCCCGGTAAATTAAACGCCCCAAAACTTTGACCCGCCGAACCTGTAAAGTTAAGGTTAATTTGTCCTGCAAAGCCTTTATCGCCATACAGCGAGGCAATTTTACCTGCAATGCGGGTTCCTACTGTTCGGTCAGTATTCACCAAACGCACGGTTTTTGTCACCGTCCCTTGATTTTGA
Encoded here:
- a CDS encoding DUF262 domain-containing protein translates to MPKIPKILPESEITHEQREAAEVEIREKQKTVDYDTKEYPVEVLVQKYRDGLDEDMSELYIPDYQRDMIWEETRQSKFIESIFLGLPIPYIFVADLRPKQEDDEEDLARLEIVDGTQRIRTLDRFLNDELKLCGLEKLKQLNYFKFSDLPLARQRRFNRATIRMIVLTEKADEETRRDMFERINTGSVQLNDMEKRRGISPGPFVNLLEELAKDPKFIKLCPISEALVRKREPEEFVLRFFAYLNNYQNFDRQVNVFLNEYLEQHNHREIDQDGMRSEFHKMLDFVEKYFPNGFSKAKGHVKTPRIRFEAISVGVALALREKPALEINSINWLESPEFKEYTTSDASNSRPKVIKRIEYVRDQLLS